A portion of the Clostridium gelidum genome contains these proteins:
- a CDS encoding PocR ligand-binding domain-containing protein, with protein sequence MKNGSIELSNLELEDIIDLKFLQKFQDDFAESMNIASVTVDRNGNPVTKPSSYSNICLNYTQSKEIGKNRCAQCHSYAGEEAFKTGKPYIYTCHSGLIDFAAPITVQGVLIGTILGGQILFVEPKENEFKKTANELGIDEDEYYKAAKEVQVVAERNVKAAAEVLFSVANTLSKDGYQRLKIKQMTATLMESFEQISSATQELAASSMEVTENQSTLNNEILNVQELSNEINTILGYIKGIANQTKMLGLNAAIEAARVGDMGKGFGVVASEIRKLSENSKETTNNIADLLEKIQLSVNKTIQMSNSTLSITEQQSAAIEETNASVEEVTSFTAELDKLTNEK encoded by the coding sequence ATGAAAAACGGTAGCATAGAATTAAGTAATTTGGAACTTGAGGATATTATTGATTTAAAATTCCTCCAAAAGTTTCAAGATGATTTTGCAGAAAGTATGAATATTGCCAGCGTAACGGTAGACAGAAATGGAAATCCAGTCACAAAACCAAGTAGTTATAGTAACATTTGTTTGAACTATACTCAATCAAAAGAAATTGGAAAGAATCGTTGCGCTCAGTGTCATAGTTATGCAGGAGAGGAAGCTTTTAAAACTGGAAAACCATATATTTATACATGTCATTCAGGACTTATTGATTTTGCAGCGCCTATAACAGTTCAAGGTGTGCTTATAGGTACAATACTTGGTGGGCAAATACTTTTTGTAGAACCTAAAGAAAATGAGTTTAAAAAGACGGCAAATGAACTAGGAATTGATGAAGATGAATATTACAAAGCAGCTAAGGAGGTACAAGTGGTAGCTGAAAGAAATGTTAAAGCAGCAGCAGAAGTTTTATTTTCTGTTGCAAATACACTTTCAAAGGACGGCTATCAACGGTTAAAAATTAAACAAATGACAGCAACACTTATGGAGAGCTTTGAGCAAATATCATCTGCAACTCAAGAATTGGCAGCTTCTTCAATGGAAGTTACTGAAAATCAAAGTACATTAAATAATGAGATATTAAATGTACAAGAACTTTCTAATGAAATAAATACTATTTTAGGATATATAAAAGGTATAGCAAATCAAACAAAGATGCTAGGACTTAATGCAGCTATTGAAGCTGCAAGAGTTGGAGATATGGGGAAAGGCTTTGGTGTAGTTGCTTCAGAAATAAGAAAGCTATCAGAAAATTCAAAAGAAACAACAAATAACATAGCTGATTTATTAGAAAAAATACAATTATCGGTAAATAAAACTATTCAAATGTCAAATAGTACATTAAGTATAACAGAACAACAATCAGCAGCAATAGAAGAAACAAATGCGAGTGTTGAAGAGGTGACCAGCTTTACTGCAGAATTGGATAAATTAACCAATGAAAAATAG
- a CDS encoding glycosyl hydrolase family 8 — MPFEKYTNKKVVFKIYNDSLINLYSQTNLNLELLSFYNDWKIRYLRAVEDSSTLKEYLFYSLDQPAFSNAVTCSEAMGYGMVIFPLMSKFDVSAKVHFASLYNYIKSYPSIYNSNLMAWQQIKNSQGNIVNSEPETSSATDGDMDISYGLLLAHKLWGENDKINYKDEAIKRINALMDSCVNKRDYILTLGDWVLGIKDNNFKYVTRSSDFLLYHIREFIKYDTKNSDQWNLVIKTINFIISEQMKRQSKHNGLMPDFFIRANGRYIAPKVKVLETIHDGDYYFNSCRIPLRYSMDVILNNTPVTNELHTLNNWIKKETSSNPENIKSGYYIANDYPGKSFGYANNLSFIAPFLVSSLIEKGNDDWTISLWNTLINKPITKCTFYENTLKLMAMIVATGNW; from the coding sequence TTGCCTTTTGAAAAATATACTAATAAAAAGGTGGTGTTTAAAATTTATAATGATTCATTAATTAATCTTTATTCTCAAACCAACTTAAATTTGGAGCTATTATCTTTTTATAATGATTGGAAGATTCGTTACTTAAGAGCTGTAGAAGATTCTTCTACCCTAAAGGAATATCTATTTTATTCCCTTGACCAGCCTGCTTTTAGCAATGCTGTTACTTGTTCAGAAGCAATGGGCTATGGTATGGTGATATTTCCACTTATGAGTAAATTTGATGTTAGTGCTAAAGTTCATTTTGCTTCATTATATAATTATATAAAATCCTACCCCAGTATTTATAATAGTAACTTAATGGCATGGCAGCAGATTAAAAACTCTCAAGGTAATATTGTTAATAGTGAACCTGAAACGTCCTCTGCTACAGATGGTGATATGGATATAAGCTATGGCCTACTTCTTGCCCATAAGCTTTGGGGAGAAAATGATAAAATTAATTATAAAGATGAAGCAATTAAAAGAATTAATGCCTTAATGGATAGTTGCGTGAATAAAAGGGATTATATATTAACCTTAGGTGATTGGGTTCTAGGAATAAAAGATAATAATTTTAAATATGTAACAAGAAGCTCAGATTTTTTGTTATATCATATTAGAGAATTTATTAAATACGATACTAAGAATAGTGATCAATGGAACTTGGTAATAAAAACAATTAATTTTATTATTTCTGAACAAATGAAAAGACAGAGCAAACATAATGGTTTGATGCCAGATTTTTTTATAAGGGCTAACGGTAGATATATAGCACCAAAAGTTAAAGTTCTTGAAACTATTCATGATGGTGATTATTATTTTAATAGTTGTAGAATTCCCTTACGATATTCTATGGATGTTATTTTAAATAACACACCCGTAACTAATGAGCTTCACACTTTAAACAATTGGATAAAAAAAGAAACTTCATCTAACCCTGAAAATATAAAATCAGGCTATTACATAGCTAATGATTATCCTGGTAAATCCTTTGGCTATGCTAATAATTTATCTTTCATAGCTCCATTTCTAGTTAGTTCCCTTATAGAAAAAGGAAATGATGATTGGACTATTTCTCTTTGGAATACTCTAATCAATAAACCAATAACAAAATGTACATTTTATGAAAATACCCTTAAACTTATGGCAATGATAGTTGCAACTGGAAATTGGTGA